A part of Desulfobacter sp. genomic DNA contains:
- a CDS encoding Rne/Rng family ribonuclease codes for MLKELVVNSAPHETRVALLENGTIVEVFIERKDETSIAGNIYKGRVQRVLPGMQAAFVDIGFDQAAFIYVDDVLDTASLKICKKFEQDPDTEDREEEEELESEEIEKGDGSWNQRSAPECSIEDLLTEGQEIMVQVAKSSIGTKGPRVTTHISLAGRYMVLMPTVDHIGISKRITDEAERNRLKEMLLSMRKTNFGYIFRTQARDIDEATLKKEIEFLNNTWEDILERSNKLSATALVYKDLNVTFRAVRDLLANEADKLIIDSKQEYNHVQRFLKKLMPDVNLSVELYQDREPIFDAYNIEGDIARSLKKKVWLKSGGYIVIEQTEALVAIDVNTGRYVGKHNFDETILKTNLEAVKEIAYQVRLRNIGGIIIIDFIDMRRESHKEKVMTRLHEAMRRDKSQTNILPLTELGLVQMTRKRTRRNLTRTLCEPCFYCNGNGHLLSGKSICHKIYRDLVSEAGDMMGNRFTVKVHPEIAQLLHGSEKHLISSLESQFSKPIAIYPEPHYHIEEYHIFESLVK; via the coding sequence ATGCTGAAAGAGCTTGTTGTAAATTCCGCCCCCCACGAGACCCGGGTCGCCCTGTTGGAAAACGGCACCATTGTGGAAGTCTTCATCGAAAGAAAAGATGAAACCAGTATTGCCGGCAATATATACAAGGGCCGGGTCCAGCGGGTCCTGCCGGGTATGCAGGCCGCCTTTGTGGATATCGGATTTGACCAGGCCGCATTCATCTACGTGGATGATGTGCTGGATACGGCAAGTTTGAAAATCTGCAAAAAATTCGAACAGGACCCGGACACCGAGGACCGGGAGGAAGAAGAGGAGCTGGAATCCGAAGAGATAGAAAAGGGAGACGGCTCCTGGAACCAGAGGAGCGCACCGGAATGCAGCATTGAAGACCTGCTCACCGAAGGCCAGGAGATCATGGTCCAGGTGGCCAAGTCCTCCATCGGCACCAAGGGCCCCCGGGTCACCACCCATATCTCCCTTGCCGGCCGGTACATGGTGCTCATGCCCACGGTGGACCACATCGGCATATCCAAACGGATCACCGACGAAGCCGAACGGAACCGCCTCAAGGAGATGCTGCTCTCCATGCGGAAAACGAATTTCGGGTATATTTTCAGAACCCAGGCCCGGGACATTGACGAGGCCACCCTGAAAAAGGAGATCGAATTCCTCAACAATACCTGGGAAGACATTCTGGAGCGCAGCAACAAGCTTTCGGCAACGGCCCTGGTCTACAAGGACCTCAATGTCACCTTCAGGGCAGTGCGGGACCTGCTGGCCAACGAAGCGGACAAGCTCATCATCGACTCCAAGCAGGAGTACAACCATGTCCAGCGGTTCCTGAAAAAACTCATGCCCGACGTCAACCTTTCGGTGGAACTCTACCAGGACCGGGAGCCCATCTTCGACGCCTATAATATTGAAGGGGACATTGCCCGCTCCCTGAAGAAAAAGGTCTGGCTGAAGTCAGGGGGCTATATTGTCATCGAGCAGACCGAGGCCCTGGTGGCCATTGATGTGAATACGGGCCGGTACGTGGGCAAGCACAATTTTGACGAAACCATCCTCAAGACCAACCTGGAGGCGGTGAAGGAGATTGCCTACCAGGTCCGGCTGCGGAACATCGGCGGCATCATCATCATCGACTTCATCGACATGCGCCGGGAATCCCACAAGGAAAAGGTGATGACCCGGCTCCACGAAGCCATGCGCCGGGACAAGAGCCAGACCAACATCCTGCCCCTCACCGAACTGGGCCTGGTACAGATGACACGGAAGCGGACCCGCCGCAACCTCACCCGCACCCTGTGCGAGCCCTGCTTCTACTGCAACGGCAACGGCCACCTTCTTTCGGGCAAATCCATCTGCCACAAAATATACCGGGACCTGGTCTCCGAGGCCGGGGACATGATGGGCAATAGGTTCACCGTCAAGGTCCACCCGGAGATCGCCCAGCTCCTCCACGGCAGCGAGAAGCACCTGATCTCATCCCTGGAATCCCAGTTTTCAAAACCCATTGCCATCTATCCCGAACCCCATTACCACATTGAGGAGTACCATATCTTCGAGTCCCTGGTGAAATAA